The nucleotide window ATCCAGCAGCACGGGTATGCGCCGAGTCTGGAGGAGGTCGGCCGTCGCTTCGGGCTGTCGTCACTGGCCACGGTCCACAAGCACCTGACCAACCTGCAGGAGAAGGGGTTCATCAAGCGTGCGTGGAACCGCAGTCGTTCGGTAGAGCTGATTCCGGCGCGCATCGGCGGCCGCGCCCTGGAACTGCCGTTGCTCGGCTACGTGGCGGCAGGCCGCCCCATCGAGGCCATCACGAGCACCGAGACGATCACGGTCCCGGAAGCGCTGGCCGGCAAGCGCGACACGTACGTGCTCCGTGTCAAGGGCGACTCGATGATCGATGAGCAGATCCGCGACGGCGACTTCGTCATCGTCGAGGATCGGAAGACCGCGTCGAATGGCGAGATGGTGATCGCGCTGCTGACGGGGTCGGACGTCACCTTGAAAAAGTTCTACAAGGAGCAGGAGCACGTGCGGCTCCAGCCGGCCAACCCGACGATGGCGCCGATCGTGGTGCCGGCGTCCGACGTGCAGGTGCAGGGCGTGGTGATCGGCGTGATGCGGCGATACTGAGTGGCATGAGCCAGCCCACCGAGCCTCGCCAGATCAACTTCACGATCGTGCCGGCCGATACGCCGGACGTCCCGCGCGTCTACGCGAACTTCTGCGCGGTGGCCAACACGCCGTTCGACTTCACGCTGACCTTCTGCGAAGTACAGCCGCTGTCGCCGCAGGACGTCCAGCAGGCCGAGCGCGACCACGTGGTGCCCGCGCCGGTGAAGGTGAAGGTCGTGGTGCCGGTGCCGTTCATCCCGACGCTGGTGGCGGCGCTCCAGGAGCATATGCGAGCGTTCGGCGAATCGCAGAAGCAGGGCGCGCCCGGCTGGTCCGGCGGCGACCCGATCCACTGACGTCGCCTCACAGAAGACGTCGCACAACAGGGACGAACGCGCTGTCAGACCCGGCGCCTCCGAAGCGTTCTCGTTGTACTTCGCCTTTTGTTTGAGACGCCGGCGGAGCTGACGTGATGACCACAACCGGATACCCGAACGCACGCCTCGCACTCGTTCTGCCCGAATTCCTCGTCGACGTCGAACGCCGGTGGGAGCAGATTCCTGCCGACGTCCCGCTTGTCGTAGGCGGCGCGGCAGACGGACCGGGGCATGTGATGGCGGCGTGTCGCGTGGCGCGTGAGGCGGGCGTGCGTGTGGGCCTGCCGCTGCGGGACGCCGCCGCACTCGTTCCCGGCGCGCGCTTCGTTCCCGGCATCCTGGATCGCTATGCAGAAGCGGCGTCAATGCTGGACGAACTCGTACGCCGCTGCTGCAGCGAAGTCGACTGGGTGGCCATCGACACGGCGGTGATCCCGGCGCATGCCGTCGCGGCCGAACCGCTTGCGTCTGCCGCGCACGCGATGCAGCGCGCCATTCGCGAACAGTTGGGTCTGCACTCGGCGGCGGGGATCGCCGGCACGGAGGCCGCTGCGATGGTGGCTGCCGCGCTCGTGGCGCCCGCGGGACATCTGCAGGTGCTGCCCGGATACGACGAGCGGTTCCTCGCCCCCCTGGATGTTCGCTGGCTCCCGGGGCTGTCGGTCGCGGCTCGCGCGCGTCTGGCCGCGAGCGGGATCGACACAATCGGCGCGCTCGCCGCGGTGCCTGCCACCGATGCCGAAACCCTCATCGGAACCGGCTGGTCCAACGCGTGGCGCGCGGCGCGGGCCGAAGAGCCGCGTACGCTCGCGAGCACGCCCCTGCCACGCAGCCTCACGCGAGCGATGCCGCTCACGGGATTCGTCGCGTCAGACGCCGTGCAACTCGCGGCAGAGCATCTGGCCGACCAGGTGTCGCAGCGCCTGCTCCAGATCGGCGCGTTCGCGCACGGGTTGACGGTGCGCGTGATGGGAGCGAACCAGCGATTCAGAAGCCGGACATTCACGTTGCGTGAGGGAACGCACGCGCGCGCCGATCTCGCGCCTGTCGCGCGTGCGCTTGCCTCGCAACTCTGGAAGTACGGCGACCCGCCCATTCGCGTGAGCGTCGTGGCGAACGCCCTGTCGGTGGATGGCCCGCAGCTCAGCCTGTTCGATCTGTCGCATGGCGACAAGCGCCCTGCCGGCCGCCGTCTCGCAGACCTCCGGACGACGCGGAGCTTCCGCGCGCTCGCCGCCGGGTCGCTGAGTCGCCCCCGCCGCGCCTCGTGAGGCGAGCGCGCGAACCGGCCCGTGCCAGGGGCTGGAGCCCCTGGCCTCCAGCCCTCGTGGTCACGCCCTCCTTCGGGAGGGAGCGAACGGGCTTCAGCCCGTTCGTCAACCCGTCGTGCAGCCGGTGTAGCTGGCGTGGAAGGCGTTACCCGTGTAGCCGAGTTCTTTCAGCCCGGGCTCGGAGGCGAAGTAGATGCCGGCCACCCAGCCCTTGATGTGATCGAAGTGATCGCGCAACGTCGCGGGGCTGGCGGGCGGCTCGGGCAGCGGAATGGGGTCGCCCTTCTTCCACGACACGACGGGTCGGCTCGGCTGGCCGTTGGCGGCTTCGGTCAACAACTCCACCTGCTGCGCCGGCGGAAGATCCTTGAAGGCCGCGCGCCCCTTCCTGACCGCCGCGCCCTCGATGGCTCCAAGCGCCGTCGAGAGGCGACGCCGCGTCTCGGGCAGTTCCACGGCGAGCAGCTTGTCGAGGAACTCCGGCGTTCCCGACGCCTTCGCGCCAGGCACGATGAGCTCGGCCAGCACGACAATGGTCGCGAACTGATGCGGGTCGAGCGCCACGGGTACGTAGGCGGCGGCCGCGGTGGCCGTCCGGGCCGTGCGCGTCTGCTCGGCCACGTGCGCCACGTGCGGGTGGACCGGATGGTCATGCGCGATGGCCGCACCCGGCACGGCGATCGAGGCACCGATGCCCGCCGCGAGCGTCTGCAGGGCCGCACGGCGCGACACGCCGGTGTCAGGCACGGACTCCACCATTGACAGCGTTCGACGTTCCTTCATCGCATCCACTCCTGCGAAGCCATCCTGGGCGTCCGTTGGGGCGACGCACGCGTCGCCCGCACACCTCGATGCGCCACCTGCGTTCCAGATGCGCGCACGATAGCACACGCGCACCGCCGGACCGTTTGACGCTCGCGTGACGTCGCGCCTATGCTGCGCCTGTCCTTCAACAGGGAGTCGAGAGAGTGGCGCAAACGGCGCGCGATCAGGCAGGGCAATCGTTCGACGTCATCGTGGTCGGGTCCGGCGCCTCCGGCGGATGGGCAGCCAAGCGACTCTCGGAAGCCGGCGTGAACGTCGCTCTGCTCGACGCGGGTCGTGCGCTCACCGATGCCGACTACAAGGAGCACACACCCGCGTACACCCTGGAATACCGCAATCGCGCGAACGAGCGCATCAGGCAGACGCGCGGACGGCAGAAGGACTGCTACGCCTGCACCGAGTTCAACTACGACTGGTTCGTCGACGACAACGACGAGCCGTACACCACACCGAAAGACAAGCCGTTCTCATGGCAGGGCCGCACGCGCATCATCGGCGGCCGGACGAACATCTGGGGACGCCAGAGCTATCGCTTCAGCGACACGGACTTCAAGGCCGCGAGCCTCGATGGCCACGGCATCGACTGGCCGCTCTCCTACAAGGACGTCGAGCCGTACTACGACCTCGTCGAGGACTACGTCGGGATCTCGGGACTCGCCGAGCACGACCCGATGCTGCCCGACAGCCGGTTCCACCCGGCGATGGGATTCAACTGTTCCGAGGTCCACGTGCGTAACGTGTTGAAGCAGTCCTTCAACCGCACGCTGACGATCGGCCGCGCGGCCAACATCACCAGGCCGATCAACGGGCGCTCCGCGTGCCACTACTGCGGTCCGTGCGAGCGCGGCTGCATGACGCACTCGTACTTCAACTCCGCGTTCACGACGGTGGCCGACGCGTTGAAGACCGGCAAGTGCACGCTCATCCAGAACGCGATGGTGTACCAGGTGCTGATGGACGGCACCGGCAGGAAGGCGCGCGGCGTGTCGTACATCGATCGCCGGACGCGCCAGGTGCGCGAGGTCCACGCACGCGTCGTGATTCTCGCCGCGCAGGCGCTCGAGTCCGTGCGCATCCTGCTGAACAGCCAGCCCGGCGGCCTCGCCAACAGCAGCGGCGCGCTCGGCAAGTACCTGATGGACCACACGTGGGTCGCTGGCGGCGCAACGGCCGAGTTCCCAGACCACGCGCAGAAGCCGAGCGTCGACGGCCCGAATCGGCCCAACGGCACCTATGTGATCCGCTTCCGCAACCGCCCCGGCGAACCCGCGCACAAGGCGTTCCTGCGCGGCTACGGCTATCAGGGCGGCGGCAGCAACACCTTCAACTACGGCGTGCAGGGATTCGGCCAGGCCTACAAGGACGCGGTGAAGAGTTCCGCGCTCTCGACGTTCGGGTTCTCCGGCTTCGGCGAGGTGCTGCCCTACGAGGACAACCACGTCGCGCTCGACCCGGACCAGGTCGACGCATTCGGGATCCCCGTGCTGCGCATCTCGATGGAGTGGAAGGAGAACGAGAAGCAGATGATCCCGGACATGGGCTATGCCGCCGCCGAGATGCTGGACGCCGCCGGCGGGCGCAACATCAAGCCGTTCTTCTACCTGGACCGCGTCCCCGGCTACGGGATCCACGAGATGGGCATCGCACGCATGGGCAGCGACCCGCGGACGTCGGTGCTGAATCAGTTCCAGCAGGCGCACGACATCCCCAACCTGCTGGTCACGGACGCGAGTGGATTCACCTCCGGCGGCTGCCAGAACCCCACGCTCACGATCATGGCGCTCACGGTGCGCTCCACCGACCACCTGCTGGAGCAGATGAAGCAGGGAAATGTGGGTTGACATCTTCAGCAGACGCTCTAGGATGGGCGCACACGTTGTCTTACCACTTGATCGCAAGGAGCCTTCGATGTCTCTGGACTCGAGCGTGCCGTTCCGACGCCTGCGTGGCGTAGCGAGCGCGGCCCTCTGTTTGTGTCTGGTATTGCTGGTGGGCGCACTGCCCGCTTCCGCCCAAAACATCACCGGTCGCATCGGCGGTCGCGTCACCGACAGTTCGGGAGGTGTGCTGCCCGGCGTCACGGTGACGCTCCTCAACGAAGCCACCGGCATCTCGCGTACGGTGATCACCGACGAGTCGGGCACGTACCTGGCCACCAGCCTCCAGGTCGGGGCGTACAGCGTCACCGCCGAGCTCGAAGGCTTCCGCCGCCAGCAACGCACGGGCATCAGTCTGACGGCCGACGGCAGCATCACGGCCGACTTCGCCCTGGGCGTCGGGCAGCTCACCGAATCGGTCGAAGTCACCGCAGCCATCGGCGAGACCGTGAACCGTACCTCCGGCGAGGTCTCCCGCACCATCGACACGCAGCAGATCAAGGATCTGGCCTTCAACGGCCGCAACTACCTCGAGCTCGCGTCGCTCATCCCCGGAGCCGTGGCCACGGACTTCGACCCCCTCGCGCTGGCCACGAGCCTTTCGGTCACCGGCCAGTCCATCAACGGTAGCCGGACCAACACCAACAACCTCACCATCGACGGCACGTCCAACGTCGACTCAGGCTCGAACGGCTCGCAGGTGAACAACGTGAGCCTGAGCTTCATCGAGCAGGTGAAGATCCAGACGTCCAACTTCTCTGCCGAAGTCGGCCGCAACAGCGGCGCCGCCGTCAACGTCGTCACGCGCAGCGGAACGAACCAGTTCCGCGGCACGGCGCGCTTCGACATCCGAGACGAGAAGTTCGACGCCCCGAACCATTTCGCGCCGCGTGACGCCAACGGCAACAAGACCAAGCCACCCCTCGAGTTCCGCAACTTCGAAGGCGCGCTTGGCGGACCGATCATCCGCAACAAGCTGTTCTTCTTCGGCGGACAGCAGTACCGCATCATCAACCGCTACACGAACCCGACGCGCCAGACGCTACCCACGACGGCCGAACTCAACGGCGACTTCTCCGTCCGCCTGCGCGGCGCTGACGGCATCGTCGGGACGGCAGACGATGGCGTGCTGCGCGATCCGCTGACCGGGCAACAGTTCCCGGGCAACGTCATCCCGCAGGACCGCATCACGGCCAACGGTCGCGCCTTCGGCAATATCTACAGGGCCATGCAGGGCAAGGCCGCGTCATTCACCGACACGCCGACGGCCAACAACACGACGTTTCAGGAGTACAACCCGTTCAAGTCGCGGCAGGAGATTCTGCGCCTCGACTATCAGGCCACCGAGAAGCAGCGCTTCTACGGCCGCTACATCCACGACGAGTACGTCTTGACCGAGCCGTTCGGCACGTTCTCCGGCGCCGCGATGCCGACGGTGCCGACCGACAGGTCCCGTCCCGGCACCAGCTATCAGGTGGGTCACACCTACGTCGCCAGCGCCACCCTGATCAACGAAGCCAAGATCGGCGCGTCGTGGAACGGCCAGCGCATCAAGCCGCTCGGCGACAACTGGCAGCGGAGCACCTTCGGCTTGACGTTCCCGGAACTCTACGACACGCCGGGCTTTGTGGCCGGGGGCATCCCGAACGCCCAGGTTGCCGGCTTCGCGAGCATCCACGGTCCCAGTTTCGCGCTGCTCTCGCCGACCACCGACATCACGTTCTCCGACACGCTCACGTGGATCACCGGCAATCATTCCGTGCGGACCGGCGTGGCCATCTCGCGCAACCGCAAGGATCAGAACGGACGCGGCCCCTACTTCGGCAGCGTCAATTTCAACACCGGCGGCAACCCGAACAGCACCAGCAGTTCCGTGGCTGACATGCTGCTCGGCAACTACCGCACGTACGAAGAGGCCTCGGCCGACCCCGTCGGCTTCTTCCGCTTCACCACGTACCAGGGCTTCGTCTCGGATACGTGGCGCGTGCGCAACAACCTGAGTCTCGAGCTCGGCGTGCGGTACGAGTACACGCAGCCCACGTACACGCAGGGGAACAACCTGGTCAACTTCGACCCATCGCGGTACGACCCGAGCCAGGCCGTGCGCGTGCAGACCAACGGCCTGCTCGTGCCGGGTGTCGGCAACCGCTTCAATGGCCTCGTGATCGCCGGCGACGGGATTCCCGACGATCAGACGGGCCGCGTGGACCTCATCGCGGGTGGCGACTACGACCGCATCCCGTTCGGCGCACCCCGCGGATTGTACAAGGGGCAGCACCTCTTCATGCCGCGCTTCAGCTTCTCGTACACACTGAATCCGGAAACGGTGTTCCGCGGCGGCGTGGGCGTGTTCTACGACAAGCCGGAAGGCAACATCATCTTCTCGCAGCTCAACATCCCGCCGGTGCTGGCCAACACGCTCTACGAGAACTTCAACATCGCGAATCCGAGCGGTGGCGCGGCCGGCGCGATTGGTGCAGTCGGCACGATCAACGCCGTCGATCCGAACCTCCAGTTGCCCATGCAGACCAACTACAGCGTCGGCGTGCAGCGGCAGTTCGGCCGCGGGTACTTCGTGGAAGCGTCGTACGTCGGCAACACCGGCCGTCACCTGCTTCGCCAGCCGGACATCAACCGCGCGAGCTTCGACGACCTCAGGGCCAACAACGCCCTGCCGGCGGCGCAGCGCGTGTCGGAGAACTATCTCCGTCCATACAAGGGCTACTCGCAAATCCGCATGCGCGTCACCGACGCCAGTTCGCAGTATCACTCGATGCAGTTGTACGGCACCAAGCGCACGGGCGACTTCCAGTTCACCGTGTCGTACACGCTCGGCCGAGTGCTCACGAACGCCAGCGGCAACGGCGACAACGATACGGTGGACGGCGCCAACGACCTCGACTTCTTCTGGGGCCCTGCGTCGTTCGACAGGCGCCACGCCTTCGTGAACACGCTCACGTACCGCATCCCGTGGCTGCGCGACCGCGGTGACCTCGTCGAGGCGTTCCTCGGCGGCTGGGAGTTGAGCAGCAAGTACCGCTTCCAGTCGGGCCAGTACTTCACGCCCGTGGGCAATTCGTCGATCGGCAGCCGTCGCGCGGAGTATCTGGGTGGTGACATCGCCATCAATGGTGATGAGAACCGCTGGTTCAATACCGACGCCTTCGCGAATCCTCCCGAGGATCGTCGCGGATCGGCTGGCGTCGGCGTGATCCAGGGGCCGTCGTTCCAGCAGATGGACGTCTCGTTCCGCAAGAACTTCCGCTTCGGTGGGCGCTACAACGTGACGCCGATCTTCGACGTGTTCAACCTGTTCAACACCGTCAACCTCGGCAACCCGAACGTCGACCGCAACAACGTCGCGTTCGGCACGATCAGCACCGCTCAGCCGCCGCGCCAGTTCCAGTTCGGCGTGAGGTTCGATTTCTGACGCAGGACCCCGGGGGCGGGCAGGTGGAACACACCGCCCGCCCCGGGGATCGGCAACGGGCAACCGGCAACGGGCAACCGGTTGGCTTGGCGCCACGGTTCGCAATCCGGTTGCCGGTTGCCCATTGCCGGTTGCCGGCATCGTTTACCATTCCCCGCGTGGCTCGCGCGCGTTCTGCATCGACGACACTCGTCCCCGCGCCGGCAGTGCTCGAGCGGCTGCTCCGGCACTTCCCCGCTCCTGACACCGAACTGGCGTTCAGCAACGCCTTCGAGTTGCTCGTCGCGACCGTGCTGTCGGCGCAGTCCACCGACACGCGCGTGAACGAGACGACCCCGACCCTGTTTGCGCGCTACCCCGACGCAGCGACGCTGGCGGCCGCCGACCCGCTCGACGTCGAACCGCTCATCCACGCGACCGGTTTCTTCCGGGCGAAGAGCAAGGCCATCGTGGGCCTGGCGCAACGTCTCGCGCGCGACCACGGAGGCGAGGTTCCCGCCGACATGGACCTGCTCGTTGCCCTGCCCGGCGTCGGCCGCAAGACCGCCAACGTCGTCCTGGGGCACGCGTTCGGCGTACCGGGACTTCCCGTGGACCGCCACGTACTGCGCGTTGCGGAGCGCATCGGCATCACGCACCAGACCATGCCCGAAGGCGTCGAACGCGACATCTGCGCGGCGTTGCCACCCAGCGACTGGACGCGCATGTCGGACGGCCTCATCCTGCTCGGGCGACGCGTGTGCCGCCCCAAGCCGCTCTGCACCCAGTGCGAGGTGGCCGACATCTGCCGCTATCCCTTCAAGACAGGCGGCGTGGCGCCCCTCGATCTGGCCGCTCCGCCCGCCGGTGCGCCACGGCGCCGTGCACGACCCGCCGCACCGGCACATGCGCCCAGGCGCACCAGGAAGGCCACTCCCAGATGACGCGCGACGAGTTTGCAGGCCTCATCGAGGAAGCGCTCGCCATCATCCCGGAACGCTTCCGCGATGCGATGCGCAACATCGCGATCATCGTCGAGGCGGACCCGCCCGACTCACTGCTGGCCGAGATGGAAATCGAGCCGCCTGACACGCTCTACGGCCTCTACCTCGGCACGCCCATCACCGAGCGCCAGTGGGGCGACGGCAATCGCGAACCCGATCAGATCGTGCTCTACCAGGGCCCGCACGAAGAGGACGCCATCAACGAGGATGACCTGGTCGCCATGGTCGCCGAGACGCTGATCCACGAGGTGGGCCACTACTTCGGCATGTCCGAGGAGGAGATCCAGGAGGTGGAGGAGCACTTCTGGGCCGCGCAGGACGAGGTCGGCAACTAGTGGATCCGTCTTCGCCGGGACGTGGCCGGACGCGCCGCGCGCGCAAGCGGTTCGGCCAGCACTTCCTCGAGCGGCAGTGGGTGGACAAGATCGTGGCTGCCGTCGACGCGAAACCCGGCGAGACGTTCCTCGAAATCGGTCCGGGTCACGGTCAACTGACGATGCCGCTGGCGCACACGGGCGCGGTGGTTCATGCGGTGGAGATCGACAGGGACCTGGCGGCCGACTTGCGCGCGCGCGCCATCTCCAACGTCCACGTCCACGAAGGTGACTTCCTGGAAGTGCCCTCGTCTGCGTGGTTCGGCGGCGACCACCCATATCGCGTGGCGGCGAACCTGCCCTACAACGTATCGACGCCGGTTCTCGGCCGCCTGCTCGCGTACGCGCGAGAGGGCCTCATCGCCGACGCGGTGCTCATGCTCCAGAAGGAGGTGGCCGACCGCCTCGTCGCGCAACCGGGGTCGGGCGACTACGGCCCGCTCGCGATCGCGACGGCGCTCCAGGCCGACGTCTCCCGGCTCTTCGTCCTCCCGCCGGGCGCATTCCGGCCGCCGCCCAAGGTCCATTCAGCCGTCGTGCGCCTCGTCTTTCGTCCCGACCGCGTGCCGATCGCCGACCGCGGCCGCTTCGACATGCTCGTCAGGCACGTCTTCACCCAGCGCCGCAAGATGCTCGGCACGAGCCTGCAGTCACTGGCTCAGAACGGCACCGACGCCAAGGCCTGGCTCACGGCCGCCGGCATCGATCCCCAGCGCCGCCCGGAGACGCTGTCGCTCGAGGAGTTCGCCCGTCTGGCTCACGGGCTGAAGCCCGTGCGCTCCATCTGAGGGTTCAGGCCCGTCCGGTGCCCGGTGCCCGCCGGCGGCGCGACTGCGCCGCCGATCGTGGTATCGTGTTGCGCGTTGTAGGACTTAGCGGATTCAGCCCAACCCAGTGGGTCTGCGTCCAGAACGACGGCACTGGCGCCCGCCAGGTCAGCCGTCGGTCCGTGTTCACGTGCACCGGTCCCCTGCCTTCGGCCGGCGCGTGTGGCGCAGCAGTGCAGGGCGTCATCGCGACTCGTCCGTCGCGGTGGAGACGTGTCGGCCCGCGGCCGGCGTACTGGGATGCGTTCGAACAGATGACCGAGACGACACTGGCTCAGCCGGTCGACGTGGTGCCCCTCGGAGGCCTGCGCGAGTTCGGCATGAACACGATGGCGATCACCTGCGGCGAGACCACGATCGTGGTCGACGCAGGCGTGATGTTCGCCGAACCCGACATGCCTGGCGTCGATCTCGTGATCCCCGACCTCGCCTACCTCGAAGGTCTCGACCACAAGGTCAGCGCCGTGTTCCTCACGCACGGGCACGAGGATCACATCGGCGGGCTGCCGTACCTCATGCCGCTCGTCGACGGACCCGTCTACGGCTCGAAACTCGCCTTGGCGCTCGTCGAGCACCGGCTCGAGCAGCATGCGATCGACGTCCGTGGACGGCTCACGCCCGTCGCGCCGCGCGATCGCATCACCGTCGGCCCCTTCACCATCGAATGCCTGCGCGTCACGCACAGCATGCCCGACTGTCTCGCGCTGGCAATTCACACGCCCGCGGGCGTGCTCGTGCACACGGGCGACTTCAAGATCGATCACACGCCGCTCGACGGCGAGACGACGGACCTGCCGCGCCTGGCGGAACTGGGCCGCGAGGGCGTGCTGGCGCTCTTTGCCGACAGCACCAACGTCGATCGCCCGGGCGTGGCGGGATCCGAGCGCGACGTCATCGACGGCTTCGAAGAGATCTTCACCTCCACCGCCGGCAAGATCGTCGTCGCGATGTTCGCGTCGAGCATCCACAGGATGCAGATCCTCGTGGACCTCGCCGCGCAGTTCGATCGTCACGTCGCCTTCGTGGGCCGCGGCGTCGTGGACAACTCCGAGACCGCGCAGCGCCTCGGCCTGCTCCGCATTCCGACGGGCGTGCAGATTCGCGACAGCGAGGTGCGCAACTTCCCCGCCGCCGACGTCGTGTGCATCACCACGGGCTCGCAGGGCGAACCCGCCGCGGCGCTCTCGCGCATCGCGATTGACGATCACCGCTTCGTCAAGGTGGACGACGACGATACGGTGGTGTTCTCGGCGCGGGCGATTCCTGGCAACGAACGCGCGATCGGCCGCGTGATGAACCATCTGGCGCTGCGCGGCGCCGACGTGATCTACGAGGGCCAGAAGCACGTGCACGTCTCCGGGCACGGTCACGTCGAAGAGCTGAAACTGATGCACGCGCTCGTGCGCCCCAGGTACTTCGTGCCGATCCACGGCGAGTACCGGCAACTGGCGCGGCATGCGCGCGTGGCGCAGGCCGTTTCGCGCACGACAGAGATCATGGTCATCGACAACGGCGACGTGTTGCGCTTCGACGGCGAGGACGCGACGATCGCCGCGCGTGCGGAGGTCGGGCGACGGCTGATCGACGGCACGCGCACCGGCGAAGTGGCAGACGAAGTGCTGCGCGACAGGCGACACCTGGCGGGCGACGGCCTGATCGTGCCGATGCTCGCCGTGAACATGCAGACAGGCGAGCTTGCCGGCACGCCCGAGATCATCACCCGCG belongs to Acidobacteriota bacterium and includes:
- the lexA gene encoding transcriptional repressor LexA, which translates into the protein MQQHGYAPSLEEVGRRFGLSSLATVHKHLTNLQEKGFIKRAWNRSRSVELIPARIGGRALELPLLGYVAAGRPIEAITSTETITVPEALAGKRDTYVLRVKGDSMIDEQIRDGDFVIVEDRKTASNGEMVIALLTGSDVTLKKFYKEQEHVRLQPANPTMAPIVVPASDVQVQGVVIGVMRRY
- a CDS encoding DUF3467 domain-containing protein: MSQPTEPRQINFTIVPADTPDVPRVYANFCAVANTPFDFTLTFCEVQPLSPQDVQQAERDHVVPAPVKVKVVVPVPFIPTLVAALQEHMRAFGESQKQGAPGWSGGDPIH
- a CDS encoding gluconate 2-dehydrogenase subunit 3 family protein, with the protein product MKERRTLSMVESVPDTGVSRRAALQTLAAGIGASIAVPGAAIAHDHPVHPHVAHVAEQTRTARTATAAAAYVPVALDPHQFATIVVLAELIVPGAKASGTPEFLDKLLAVELPETRRRLSTALGAIEGAAVRKGRAAFKDLPPAQQVELLTEAANGQPSRPVVSWKKGDPIPLPEPPASPATLRDHFDHIKGWVAGIYFASEPGLKELGYTGNAFHASYTGCTTG
- a CDS encoding GMC family oxidoreductase translates to MAQTARDQAGQSFDVIVVGSGASGGWAAKRLSEAGVNVALLDAGRALTDADYKEHTPAYTLEYRNRANERIRQTRGRQKDCYACTEFNYDWFVDDNDEPYTTPKDKPFSWQGRTRIIGGRTNIWGRQSYRFSDTDFKAASLDGHGIDWPLSYKDVEPYYDLVEDYVGISGLAEHDPMLPDSRFHPAMGFNCSEVHVRNVLKQSFNRTLTIGRAANITRPINGRSACHYCGPCERGCMTHSYFNSAFTTVADALKTGKCTLIQNAMVYQVLMDGTGRKARGVSYIDRRTRQVREVHARVVILAAQALESVRILLNSQPGGLANSSGALGKYLMDHTWVAGGATAEFPDHAQKPSVDGPNRPNGTYVIRFRNRPGEPAHKAFLRGYGYQGGGSNTFNYGVQGFGQAYKDAVKSSALSTFGFSGFGEVLPYEDNHVALDPDQVDAFGIPVLRISMEWKENEKQMIPDMGYAAAEMLDAAGGRNIKPFFYLDRVPGYGIHEMGIARMGSDPRTSVLNQFQQAHDIPNLLVTDASGFTSGGCQNPTLTIMALTVRSTDHLLEQMKQGNVG
- a CDS encoding TonB-dependent receptor, with amino-acid sequence MSLDSSVPFRRLRGVASAALCLCLVLLVGALPASAQNITGRIGGRVTDSSGGVLPGVTVTLLNEATGISRTVITDESGTYLATSLQVGAYSVTAELEGFRRQQRTGISLTADGSITADFALGVGQLTESVEVTAAIGETVNRTSGEVSRTIDTQQIKDLAFNGRNYLELASLIPGAVATDFDPLALATSLSVTGQSINGSRTNTNNLTIDGTSNVDSGSNGSQVNNVSLSFIEQVKIQTSNFSAEVGRNSGAAVNVVTRSGTNQFRGTARFDIRDEKFDAPNHFAPRDANGNKTKPPLEFRNFEGALGGPIIRNKLFFFGGQQYRIINRYTNPTRQTLPTTAELNGDFSVRLRGADGIVGTADDGVLRDPLTGQQFPGNVIPQDRITANGRAFGNIYRAMQGKAASFTDTPTANNTTFQEYNPFKSRQEILRLDYQATEKQRFYGRYIHDEYVLTEPFGTFSGAAMPTVPTDRSRPGTSYQVGHTYVASATLINEAKIGASWNGQRIKPLGDNWQRSTFGLTFPELYDTPGFVAGGIPNAQVAGFASIHGPSFALLSPTTDITFSDTLTWITGNHSVRTGVAISRNRKDQNGRGPYFGSVNFNTGGNPNSTSSSVADMLLGNYRTYEEASADPVGFFRFTTYQGFVSDTWRVRNNLSLELGVRYEYTQPTYTQGNNLVNFDPSRYDPSQAVRVQTNGLLVPGVGNRFNGLVIAGDGIPDDQTGRVDLIAGGDYDRIPFGAPRGLYKGQHLFMPRFSFSYTLNPETVFRGGVGVFYDKPEGNIIFSQLNIPPVLANTLYENFNIANPSGGAAGAIGAVGTINAVDPNLQLPMQTNYSVGVQRQFGRGYFVEASYVGNTGRHLLRQPDINRASFDDLRANNALPAAQRVSENYLRPYKGYSQIRMRVTDASSQYHSMQLYGTKRTGDFQFTVSYTLGRVLTNASGNGDNDTVDGANDLDFFWGPASFDRRHAFVNTLTYRIPWLRDRGDLVEAFLGGWELSSKYRFQSGQYFTPVGNSSIGSRRAEYLGGDIAINGDENRWFNTDAFANPPEDRRGSAGVGVIQGPSFQQMDVSFRKNFRFGGRYNVTPIFDVFNLFNTVNLGNPNVDRNNVAFGTISTAQPPRQFQFGVRFDF
- the nth gene encoding endonuclease III, translated to MARARSASTTLVPAPAVLERLLRHFPAPDTELAFSNAFELLVATVLSAQSTDTRVNETTPTLFARYPDAATLAAADPLDVEPLIHATGFFRAKSKAIVGLAQRLARDHGGEVPADMDLLVALPGVGRKTANVVLGHAFGVPGLPVDRHVLRVAERIGITHQTMPEGVERDICAALPPSDWTRMSDGLILLGRRVCRPKPLCTQCEVADICRYPFKTGGVAPLDLAAPPAGAPRRRARPAAPAHAPRRTRKATPR
- a CDS encoding metallopeptidase family protein; translation: MTRDEFAGLIEEALAIIPERFRDAMRNIAIIVEADPPDSLLAEMEIEPPDTLYGLYLGTPITERQWGDGNREPDQIVLYQGPHEEDAINEDDLVAMVAETLIHEVGHYFGMSEEEIQEVEEHFWAAQDEVGN
- the rsmA gene encoding ribosomal RNA small subunit methyltransferase A, giving the protein MDPSSPGRGRTRRARKRFGQHFLERQWVDKIVAAVDAKPGETFLEIGPGHGQLTMPLAHTGAVVHAVEIDRDLAADLRARAISNVHVHEGDFLEVPSSAWFGGDHPYRVAANLPYNVSTPVLGRLLAYAREGLIADAVLMLQKEVADRLVAQPGSGDYGPLAIATALQADVSRLFVLPPGAFRPPPKVHSAVVRLVFRPDRVPIADRGRFDMLVRHVFTQRRKMLGTSLQSLAQNGTDAKAWLTAAGIDPQRRPETLSLEEFARLAHGLKPVRSI